The window CCTTTCAGGGCATTGCCCCGAAGGGGCTGTATATATCAGCTCAGGGTAACACCCTGAGTATGCTGCGGATTCGCTCTGTCCTGTTGCGGTGGTGCAAGCACAAGGGCGACCGACCGGTCGCCCTTGCGGGTTGTAATACCCTCTTCATAGGGTAGGTACTCCAACTGGGAACTAGGTGGAGAATGCGTTTCCGCCAAATGTCTTAATACCCTCTTCATAGGGTAGGTACTCCAACCTCTAATTAGGGTGGAGCAGGCGATCGTGTTCGTCTTAATACCCTCTTCATAGGGTAGGTACTCCAACTTCTGGAAGGAATATAGTGACCAATGTGATTTGCGTCTTAATACCCTCTTCATAGGGTAGGTACTCCAACAGCTCTCAATAGTAATGGCACCCCTTGTAAGTTGTCTTAATACCCTCTTCATAGGGTAGGTACTCCAACCAATCCGGAAATACGCAGCAGACAGAGACTGATCGTCTTAATACCCTCTTCATAGGGTAGGTACTCCAACTTTTATAAATTTTCATATAGCTGTACTTAATGTCTTAATACCCTCTTCATAGGGTAGGTACTCCAACCACAAACACCTGTTACACTGGGGAGAAAAACTGTCTTAATACCCTCTTCATAGGGTAACCCCCAACAGCCTTACATCAAACAATAATAGCCTCATCGAATTATGCAAGGAAAAAACGACATCAGACACATTTTGAACATTGCGCCCTTTGCAAAGAGCATGCCTGTATCCTCCCGAAGAGCACACCTGCATTCTCCCGAAGAGCATACCTGCATCCTCCTGAAGAGCATGCCTGCATACTCCTGAAGAGCATGCCTGCATGCTCCCCAAGAACATGCCTGTATCCTCCCTGGTTCTGTGCCCGGCGTTGAAACACCGTGCTATGATCGACAGTCCCTTTGGGACGTTGGTGCCTGGTCATTTAGCCCCAGAGGGGCGACCGGAAATAGCCCATTGTTTTAACGGTGGGCGGAAGGGGTGAGTGTGATAGGCTGGAGCCAGGGGACAAAGTGGAGGTATGCAGGGTACTATAATCGGGGCGGATTCGATATCCGCCCTTGTTCATTATGGCGTTTATGAGGTGTAAAGATTGATAACAAGTACTGTCTGAGCAGCTCTTTTGTTATAATGACTGGTTGGCGAGGAACTTCTTAGCATGATGGCTCTCTGAAGGTATCCGTCTCATTATTATCATAGTAAACATCAACGCGGATGATTCGACTTCCGTCCCCGTTCAGGTAATGATGAGGAGATTGGTAGTAGATCTTGGGTGTCGGGCAGGCAAAGCTGCAATCAGGCCCGATTGAGACACATTTTTGGGAGCCTACTTTCGCATTCACCACGAAAATAATTGGATATTCGTATCCAGATCCAACGCCGTATTTTGCGTCGGCTTCTTCTACTGTTAATGCACTCACATCGGGTACAGGTGTGGTGCCTAAGGCAGCATAGGAATTTGTCACACCGACCCAGGATGATGCAAGTAAGATAGCTAATAAGAATTTCAGATTGTTCTTGTTCATGTTCTTCCCCCTCTTTTTGGTTAACATGAGTTTTTTTTGTAAAGCGTATAATTATTTACTATTTGATAACGATTACCCTGTCAAGTCGTTTTGTATTAAAAATAATACTTTCTTTTTATTCAGAAGGTTACGGTGATGACAGGTGGTAATAGTTATCGATAGGCGCTATATTGAAATAACTCAGGAGGATAGGGATTGGATACGATGGAATACCTTGGAAAGGGAAAGGGTGCTGAAAGATGATTATCATCCCGGGAAAGGATGATAATCGCTTTTTATCCCCATAACACGATCCACAGCACGTAGATGAGATAGAGGAAAATTAAAATGCCTCCTTCTTTCCTGCTCAGGGTTCGTTCGGTATAGAGAAAGATAAACAGGACAAAGACGGTTCCCAAAAGAACCAGGGTAGAGCTGAGGAGGTTTGCTGTGCCGACTTCCACGAAAATGTGGCCACCGGTCATCATGCCCATCCCCATAGCAATGAGCCAAGGCAGCCCCAGGCCTATGAGGATATCAAAGATATTGGATCCCACTGCATTGGCTACAGCCATGTCTCCACGTCCTTGGCGGGCCACTACAACAGAGGAAATCATGTCCGGGGCAGAGGTACCAGCAGCCAGCAGGGTCAGGGCAACAATAACCGGAGGGATGGCTGTGGCATCACCAAAGATGATAACGCTTTTGACCAGAACCCAGCTGAGTCCGATAATAACGGCAATAGAGACAAAGAAAACCCGCAGGTAGGATTTTTCCACCTCGCCAGCAAAGATGCCGAGAAACTTGATGAGCCAGTGCTTCAGGCTCCCCATGATGTTGCCTGGGGACAGCTCTGTAGCATCTTGGGATTGTTTGTTTTCTTCTTCACCGTGTTCTGCGGCAGCTAGGGTTTCTTCAGGGAACCAGGAATTCCATTTATAGAGAATAAGCAAATAGAATGCATAGAGCAAAAGAAAGGTGAGTGCTTCAAAAGGATGGATTTTCCCATCTGAAAAGGTAATAAGGAGCAACACGATGGAGGTCACATAGACCAGGCAGTCCCGGAGAACAACAGAAAGGGTTATTTTTGCGGGCCTGGCCAGGGCCGAGGCTCCGGTAATCACCAGGATGTTAAAGACCGCAGAGCCAACAATGGTCCCGATCCCTACGTCACTGTGTTCACCACTGCCTTGAAAAAGGGCAGTCATGGCAATGGCTAGTTCCGGAGCTGAAGATCCCATTGCCATGAGCGAGGCTCCAGCCACATTGGAGGGAAGCTTCAACAGGCCGGAGATATGGTCCAGGCTGGGAATGAAATATTCGTCGGTCATAATCGCCAAAATGTAGATGGCGATGAGCATAATCAGGAGGCTGCCGCCTGCGGCGATGAGGTCCATAGGTCTTTCTTTGAATCTGAAAATTCTTGGAATCTGAAAATTTTTGTTAGGGCACGTTAATAACAAAGGGGGGGTGAAGAATGTGGAGCAAGTTTTGCGCTTGCTCCATCAGGTTTCATTCTACTTACAAGAGGAGGGAAAGATCAACCGTGAATGTTCTTTTTAGGGCTTCAGGGCGAGTTGTCTGGCCCCAAGTAAGGCTGTCTTGGGCTCCATGATGATATGGACCGGAATGTCCCCAAGCATTTCCCGGTAGACACCCCGGCTGAAGATCTCCATAAAGTGTTTTGCATCGATGTGGGCAAGCAGTCGTGGTACCATGCCGCCACCGAGAAATATGCCGCCTGTTGCCAAGACCTTGAGCGCAAGATTAGCTGCCTCGGCAGCAAGAATATCCAGCAGAAGCTGGACTGCCCGAAGTGCGGGCTCACAAGGAGTCCCATCTAAAGCTGCATTGGCTGCCTCAACAATTAATGGTGTGAGGGCAGCGGGCTCTGCATCCAGGCGTTTTTCCCGCATCCATTCCGGTTCCTGACAGCGGGTAAGCTGAAAGGCGTACAGGGCAGGGAGGGCCATGCCGGAACAAACCTGTTCCACACTCACATGGGGTGGTTGCGGTTCCTCCTCCAAGGGAGAGAGTAGGTATTGCAGGAGTTCTATCTGCTCCTGGTTACGGGGAGCAAAGGATGAATGCCCGCCTTCTGTAGGAAAGGCCTGCCTGCGTTGTCCCATAGGCATAGGCGGGACAAAGGATTGCCCCAGGCCAGTGCCGACAGCCAGAACCCCGACACTTGCGTTTTTTACGACCTTCCCCGGATTCAATGCTACTAGGTTTTCCTGGGGGAGATGAAGTGCTCCGCTCGCTGTGGCAACCAAATCATTGACCAGCAAAACCTCTTTCATACCAAACTCAGCGGCAAGATCAGCGCCGTTCAGGTTCCAGTCCAGATTGGTCATGTTGACCTTGTTGTCCTGAATCGGACCGGCCACACCAAAACAGGCCTGTTCCGGCTGTGCTTGCTGTTTGGCGAGGAATGCGCTTAATGCCTTAGAAAAGGAGGGGAAGTCTGTGTTGCGCAGGGTGCTTTCTGCCAGCAGGCCGTCTTCAATACTATTGCTTACAACCCTGCTGCTGTCGTAGAGCGCCAAGACAGTCTTGGTCGCCCCGATATCTCCTGCAAGAATAATGGATTCCATATCGTCCTTACCCATCAGTCCTCGTCCACAACATGGCAGGCATCCTGCTCACAGACATCTTCGCAGGTATGGCAATGATGGCAGGCATCCGGATTTACGGCCACGGCCTTTCCCTCTCTGAGCTCATATACGTCGCCGGGACATGCGTCAACACAGGCTCCACAGCCATTGCATTTTTCCTTATCAATAATAATTTCTGTCATTCTTCCCTCTTGCTTCTTCTCGTCTTCTTAGGGCTCTTTGACAAGTCGTATATCCCATGCCTCGGAGCGTCCTTCACTGGAAGGATTTTCAACGATCCTGAATTCAAAAATGCGGGTTGAATCCTGAAAATAATAATCGCCTTCCAGAGTAGATTTAGAGAGATGGAAAAAAACCGTTTCTGGCTCAAGCTGCTTATTGACCATACGGAAAAAGCGAAAAAAACCAAATCC is drawn from Candidatus Electrothrix aestuarii and contains these coding sequences:
- a CDS encoding calcium/sodium antiporter, yielding MDLIAAGGSLLIMLIAIYILAIMTDEYFIPSLDHISGLLKLPSNVAGASLMAMGSSAPELAIAMTALFQGSGEHSDVGIGTIVGSAVFNILVITGASALARPAKITLSVVLRDCLVYVTSIVLLLITFSDGKIHPFEALTFLLLYAFYLLILYKWNSWFPEETLAAAEHGEEENKQSQDATELSPGNIMGSLKHWLIKFLGIFAGEVEKSYLRVFFVSIAVIIGLSWVLVKSVIIFGDATAIPPVIVALTLLAAGTSAPDMISSVVVARQGRGDMAVANAVGSNIFDILIGLGLPWLIAMGMGMMTGGHIFVEVGTANLLSSTLVLLGTVFVLFIFLYTERTLSRKEGGILIFLYLIYVLWIVLWG
- the glk gene encoding glucokinase, producing the protein MGKDDMESIILAGDIGATKTVLALYDSSRVVSNSIEDGLLAESTLRNTDFPSFSKALSAFLAKQQAQPEQACFGVAGPIQDNKVNMTNLDWNLNGADLAAEFGMKEVLLVNDLVATASGALHLPQENLVALNPGKVVKNASVGVLAVGTGLGQSFVPPMPMGQRRQAFPTEGGHSSFAPRNQEQIELLQYLLSPLEEEPQPPHVSVEQVCSGMALPALYAFQLTRCQEPEWMREKRLDAEPAALTPLIVEAANAALDGTPCEPALRAVQLLLDILAAEAANLALKVLATGGIFLGGGMVPRLLAHIDAKHFMEIFSRGVYREMLGDIPVHIIMEPKTALLGARQLALKP
- a CDS encoding 4Fe-4S binding protein codes for the protein MTEIIIDKEKCNGCGACVDACPGDVYELREGKAVAVNPDACHHCHTCEDVCEQDACHVVDED